The Acidiferrobacteraceae bacterium genome contains a region encoding:
- a CDS encoding 3'-5' exonuclease produces MNVLVFDIETIPDVEAGRRIYDLEGLDDADVARVMFNKRREQTGDSEFLRHHLQRVCAISVVLRQGDTFKVWSLGEPAADEADLVRRFYDGIEKYTPTLVSWNGSGFDLPVLHYRALKHGIVASRYWETGDDDQSFRWNNYLSRYHARHTDLMDVLAYYQPRASAPLDQIAVMLGLPGKMGMSGAHVWDEYQAGNIEGIRNYCETDVLNTWLVYLRWELIRGRLDHGAYEKELSLVRTTLAASDRAHLNEFLSAWESAT; encoded by the coding sequence ATGAACGTACTGGTGTTCGATATCGAAACCATTCCCGATGTGGAGGCGGGACGCCGCATCTACGATCTGGAGGGGCTGGACGACGCCGACGTCGCGCGCGTGATGTTCAACAAGCGGCGCGAGCAGACCGGTGACTCGGAGTTTCTGCGACACCATCTGCAGCGCGTTTGCGCCATTTCCGTCGTCCTTCGCCAGGGTGACACCTTCAAGGTCTGGTCACTGGGTGAGCCTGCAGCGGACGAAGCGGATCTGGTGCGAAGATTCTACGATGGAATCGAAAAATACACGCCCACCCTGGTGTCCTGGAACGGCAGCGGGTTCGATCTACCCGTGTTGCACTACCGCGCACTCAAGCACGGCATCGTCGCATCGCGGTACTGGGAGACCGGCGATGATGATCAGTCGTTTCGCTGGAACAACTACTTGAGTCGTTACCACGCCCGGCATACCGACCTTATGGATGTGTTGGCCTATTACCAGCCGCGCGCCTCGGCCCCGCTGGATCAGATTGCGGTAATGCTTGGATTGCCCGGCAAGATGGGGATGAGCGGTGCCCATGTGTGGGACGAATACCAGGCGGGCAATATCGAAGGAATCCGCAACTACTGTGAGACCGATGTCCTGAATACCTGGCTCGTCTATCTGCGCTGGGAACTGATTCGCGGCCGCCTGGACCACGGCGCCTACGAAAAGGAATTGAGTCTGGTGCGAACCACGCTGGCCGCTTCGGACCGTGCGCATCTGAATGAATTCCTTTCCGCATGGGAGTCCGCAACGTGA
- the nagZ gene encoding beta-N-acetylhexosaminidase, producing the protein MIDVAGTALSATERERLRHPLVGGVILFTRNYDSPEQIAALVAEIHGVREPQLLVAVDHEGGRVQRFRGGFTVLPPVRRLGEVYDENPKRAKRLAEEAGWLMAAELRAVGVDMSFAPVLDLDLGVSEVIGDRAFHKDPEAVADLAHSYVAGMRRAGMAATGKHFPGHGSVAPDSHKDLPVDDREYEDVHLLDMVAFERLVHYDIPALMTAHIVYPRVDPNPVSFSPFWLREVLRTRLGFRGAIFSDDLSMAGAHVIGDMPERARKAISAGCDMVLVCNDPASADAVLDAGIPHDDPVAHLRLARLHGRHPVNRRDLLASVDYHQARAMVDKLV; encoded by the coding sequence ATGATCGATGTGGCTGGCACCGCACTAAGTGCGACCGAGCGTGAACGCCTGCGTCACCCGCTGGTGGGCGGGGTGATTCTGTTTACCCGCAACTACGATAGCCCCGAACAGATCGCGGCGCTGGTGGCGGAGATTCACGGGGTACGCGAGCCACAGCTGCTGGTGGCCGTGGATCATGAGGGCGGCCGCGTGCAGCGTTTTCGGGGGGGCTTCACCGTGCTTCCGCCGGTGCGGCGGCTGGGCGAGGTCTACGATGAAAACCCGAAGCGGGCCAAGCGTCTGGCAGAGGAGGCGGGCTGGCTCATGGCGGCGGAGTTGCGCGCGGTAGGCGTGGACATGAGCTTCGCCCCGGTGCTGGATCTGGATCTGGGTGTCAGCGAGGTCATCGGAGACCGGGCCTTCCACAAGGATCCGGAGGCAGTGGCGGACCTGGCCCATTCCTACGTCGCCGGGATGCGCCGGGCCGGTATGGCCGCCACCGGCAAGCACTTCCCGGGCCATGGCAGCGTGGCCCCGGATTCCCACAAGGATCTGCCGGTGGATGATCGGGAGTATGAGGACGTCCACTTGCTGGACATGGTGGCCTTCGAGCGCCTCGTGCACTACGACATCCCGGCGCTCATGACTGCCCACATCGTCTATCCCAGGGTGGACCCGAATCCCGTGAGTTTCTCGCCGTTCTGGCTACGGGAAGTCCTTCGCACTCGCCTGGGATTCAGGGGCGCGATCTTCAGCGACGATCTTTCCATGGCCGGTGCCCATGTGATCGGGGATATGCCGGAACGGGCCCGCAAGGCCATCTCCGCCGGTTGTGACATGGTCCTGGTATGCAATGACCCCGCAAGCGCCGATGCCGTACTGGATGCAGGCATTCCGCATGATGACCCGGTGGCCCATTTGCGCCTCGCACGGCTGCACGGGCGACACCCCGTGAATCGCCGTGATTTGCTGGCGAGCGTGGACTATCATCAGGCCCGCGCCATGGTGGACAAGCTGGTATAG
- a CDS encoding L,D-transpeptidase yields the protein MTGKTEVAIEVDVPRQILVLRQGDQVLLEASVSTARNGVGERMGSECTPRGRHVICAKIGAGQPANAVFVGRRPTGEIYRPGLRELYPDRDWILTRILWLKGCERGHNRLGELDTMRRYIYIHGAPDEDPMGVPGSRGCVRMNNKDLLRLFDLVEVGTRVNIRG from the coding sequence ATGACGGGCAAGACCGAAGTCGCGATCGAAGTGGACGTACCCAGGCAGATTCTGGTGCTGCGTCAGGGAGATCAGGTGTTGCTGGAGGCAAGCGTCTCCACGGCACGGAACGGAGTCGGGGAACGGATGGGCAGCGAGTGTACGCCACGTGGGCGACACGTCATCTGCGCCAAGATTGGTGCGGGCCAGCCGGCGAATGCCGTGTTTGTCGGGCGGCGCCCCACGGGCGAAATCTATCGCCCGGGCCTGCGGGAGCTGTATCCCGACCGCGACTGGATCCTGACCCGTATCCTGTGGTTGAAGGGCTGCGAGCGCGGCCACAACCGGCTTGGTGAACTGGATACCATGAGGCGCTACATCTACATCCATGGTGCCCCGGACGAGGATCCCATGGGTGTGCCGGGGTCGCGCGGCTGCGTACGCATGAACAACAAGGATCTCCTGCGCCTGTTCGATCTGGTGGAGGTTGGAACCCGCGTGAACATTCGAGGCTGA
- the rlmD gene encoding 23S rRNA (uracil(1939)-C(5))-methyltransferase RlmD has translation MNSVPETAGAVEVVNCFLPRYRSRFKATGQVTIESISHDGRGVGHVDGKTVFVEGALPGERVEYGVLRRKPRYDNAVCLEILRAAPERVAQPRCPHFGVCGGCSLQHLQEESQIQVKQGIVTEILARTGRVEPERWDAPIAGPAWGYRRRARLGARLVPKKGGLLLGFRERGSSYLTDIGECPVLDGRVSVMMPALRALLAGLSCPDRIPQIEVAAGDEDVALVLRHLVALTPEDRSDLRAFARDHRVHLYTQPGGPDTATPLEPEHPPALAYSLPEFDVRIEFGPTDFTQVNADVNRQMVKAAVAWLAPESGDTVLDLFCGLGNFTLPIARSGARVLGIENEQRLIDGAQANAKRNGIRNARFLRGDLYNEDSASAWEGVEFNKLLLDPPRSGAMEVLARLAAPLSDRIVYVSCYPATLARDAEYLVHTLGYRMESARVMDMFPQTAHVEAMALFVRE, from the coding sequence GTGAACTCCGTACCAGAGACCGCCGGGGCGGTCGAGGTGGTGAACTGTTTTCTTCCCCGCTATCGATCCCGCTTCAAGGCCACGGGCCAGGTGACCATCGAATCGATCAGCCATGACGGGCGCGGGGTCGGTCACGTGGACGGCAAGACGGTCTTCGTCGAAGGGGCCTTACCCGGGGAACGGGTGGAATACGGCGTCCTGCGAAGGAAACCGCGTTATGACAATGCGGTCTGTCTGGAGATCCTGCGCGCTGCCCCGGAACGCGTGGCACAACCGCGCTGCCCCCACTTCGGTGTCTGCGGTGGCTGCAGCCTGCAGCATTTGCAGGAAGAGTCACAGATTCAGGTCAAACAGGGGATTGTGACGGAAATACTCGCGCGCACGGGGAGGGTGGAGCCAGAACGATGGGATGCACCCATTGCCGGGCCGGCCTGGGGCTATCGGCGTCGTGCGCGTCTGGGGGCGCGCCTCGTACCCAAGAAAGGTGGCTTGCTGCTGGGTTTTCGGGAACGGGGGAGTTCCTATCTGACGGACATCGGCGAGTGTCCGGTGCTGGATGGGCGCGTGTCGGTCATGATGCCAGCCCTGCGCGCCCTGCTGGCAGGCTTGTCGTGCCCGGACCGGATTCCGCAAATTGAAGTTGCGGCAGGTGACGAGGATGTCGCCCTGGTGCTCCGTCACCTGGTGGCCCTGACTCCGGAAGACCGGAGCGACCTCCGGGCCTTCGCCCGGGACCATCGGGTCCACTTGTACACCCAGCCCGGCGGGCCGGATACGGCAACTCCCCTGGAGCCGGAACATCCGCCGGCGCTGGCCTACAGCCTGCCTGAATTCGACGTACGCATTGAGTTCGGTCCAACGGATTTCACGCAGGTCAATGCGGACGTGAACCGACAGATGGTGAAGGCCGCCGTGGCTTGGCTGGCACCGGAGTCCGGAGACACCGTACTGGACCTGTTCTGCGGTCTCGGGAACTTCACCTTGCCCATCGCCCGGTCCGGCGCCCGGGTTCTCGGGATCGAAAACGAACAGCGACTGATCGATGGCGCCCAGGCAAACGCGAAGAGGAACGGGATCCGCAATGCCCGTTTCCTGCGCGGCGATCTTTACAACGAGGACTCGGCTTCCGCCTGGGAGGGAGTGGAATTCAACAAGCTGCTGCTGGATCCGCCACGCAGTGGCGCCATGGAGGTGCTGGCCAGGCTTGCGGCACCGTTATCCGACCGCATTGTCTATGTTTCCTGTTATCCCGCGACCCTGGCCCGGGATGCCGAGTACCTGGTGCACACCCTGGGCTATCGCATGGAGTCGGCGCGCGTGATGGACATGTTCCCCCAGACCGCCCATGTCGAAGCCATGGCCCTGTTCGTTCGGGAATAG
- the recJ gene encoding single-stranded-DNA-specific exonuclease RecJ codes for MRARPEIVRRPPVPGVDELPPELPSVLRNIYRARDVHSPLDLDHSLGRLLAPDTLLGIDAATRLLQEALDSGQRILVVADYDADGATSCALAVRALRLLGAGEVRYIVPDRFRFGYGLTPEIVALAAEENPDVIITVDNGISSIDGVRAAHEQGWRVVVTDHHLAGRELPEADAIVNPNQPGDAFASKSLAGVGVIFYVMLALRARLREAGWFEERAMQEPNLASLLDLVALGTVADLVPLDRNNRILVAQGLARINGGGACPGIDALIRVSGAPTGRLAASDLAFRLAPRLNAAGRLEDMALGIECLLSNSPTAALEMAGDLDRLNRERRDIQETMQEQAREAVASLHLERDVLPRGLCLYDERWHQGVVGLVASRIKEQFHRPVIALAPGENGELKGSARSVPGLHIRDTLDAIATRHPALLRRFGGHAMAAGLTLDTMDLDAFRSAFEEELKRQLGDEELQPRILSDGELQANEFRLDLAEQLRNAGPWGQTFPEPMFDGIFDVVDQRVVGERHLKMRLRQADGPVVDAIAFNLLEEPVAPGWQRVQAAYRLDVNEFQGTRRLQLLLEHVRAIGEAE; via the coding sequence ATGCGCGCCAGACCGGAAATCGTTCGCCGTCCTCCAGTGCCCGGGGTTGATGAGTTGCCACCTGAGCTGCCCTCGGTTCTCAGGAACATCTATCGCGCGCGCGACGTTCATTCGCCTCTGGACCTCGACCATTCCCTGGGCCGACTGCTTGCACCGGATACGTTGCTGGGTATCGACGCCGCCACAAGGTTGCTGCAAGAAGCGCTGGATTCAGGCCAACGCATATTGGTGGTAGCGGACTATGATGCCGACGGAGCAACCAGTTGCGCGCTCGCGGTTCGCGCCCTGCGCCTGCTCGGTGCTGGCGAGGTGCGCTACATCGTGCCCGACCGGTTTCGTTTCGGTTACGGGCTGACGCCGGAGATTGTCGCCCTTGCCGCGGAGGAGAATCCCGACGTCATCATTACCGTGGACAACGGGATCTCCAGTATCGACGGGGTGCGCGCGGCGCATGAGCAGGGTTGGCGAGTTGTGGTTACGGACCATCACCTGGCCGGACGGGAGTTGCCGGAAGCCGACGCGATTGTAAATCCAAATCAGCCGGGGGACGCTTTTGCCAGCAAGTCCCTGGCTGGCGTGGGCGTGATCTTTTACGTCATGTTGGCGTTGCGTGCGCGCCTGCGGGAGGCAGGGTGGTTTGAGGAGCGGGCGATGCAGGAGCCGAATCTTGCGTCCCTGCTGGACCTGGTCGCCCTGGGCACGGTCGCGGACCTGGTGCCGCTGGACCGCAACAATCGAATTCTGGTTGCCCAGGGTCTGGCCCGAATCAATGGGGGTGGTGCCTGTCCTGGCATCGATGCCCTGATCCGCGTAAGTGGGGCGCCGACGGGCCGTCTCGCCGCCTCCGATCTCGCCTTTCGCCTCGCACCCCGATTGAACGCCGCTGGCCGCCTGGAAGACATGGCCCTGGGTATCGAGTGTCTGCTCAGCAACAGCCCGACCGCCGCTCTGGAAATGGCCGGTGACCTGGATCGACTCAATCGCGAACGGCGGGATATCCAGGAGACCATGCAGGAGCAGGCACGGGAAGCGGTGGCCTCCCTCCATCTGGAGCGGGACGTCCTGCCTCGGGGTTTGTGCCTGTACGACGAGCGCTGGCACCAGGGAGTGGTCGGCCTGGTTGCATCCAGGATCAAGGAGCAGTTTCACCGGCCCGTGATCGCACTTGCGCCGGGGGAGAATGGCGAACTAAAGGGCTCGGCCCGGTCGGTGCCCGGTCTCCACATCCGTGACACCCTGGATGCGATTGCGACACGGCATCCAGCCTTGTTGCGCCGTTTCGGCGGTCATGCAATGGCAGCAGGCCTGACGCTGGATACCATGGACCTTGATGCCTTTCGCAGCGCATTTGAAGAGGAATTGAAGCGGCAACTTGGAGATGAGGAACTTCAACCCCGCATCCTCAGCGACGGGGAGCTTCAGGCCAATGAATTTCGTCTCGACCTTGCCGAGCAACTACGCAACGCCGGGCCATGGGGGCAGACCTTTCCCGAACCGATGTTCGACGGCATCTTCGATGTCGTGGATCAGCGGGTGGTCGGCGAGCGCCATTTGAAAATGCGCCTTCGGCAGGCCGATGGCCCTGTGGTGGACGCAATCGCATTCAACCTGCTGGAGGAACCGGTTGCGCCAGGCTGGCAACGGGTGCAAGCGGCCTATCGCCTGGACGTCAATGAGTTCCAGGGAACGCGCAGGCTTCAGCTCCTGCTCGAGCACGTGCGGGCAATCGGGGAAGCCGAATAG
- the speD gene encoding adenosylmethionine decarboxylase, translating to MIKPLPKLRLESFNNLTKTLSFNIYDICFAPGVEGQKQYIEYIDEVYNSERLTKILTDVAEIIGANILNIAHQDYEPEGASVTMLISESPMKQHRIDKSERPGPLPEDVVAHLDKSHLTVHTYPEKHPDNGISTFRADIDVSTCGEISPLKALNFLIHSFESDIVIADYRVRGFTRDVKGRKHYIDHKIDSIQNFVDKDTLDRYQAVDVNVYQENIFHTKMMLKEFKLDDYLFEIDESDLKASERRRVTSRLQREMREIFYGKNVAT from the coding sequence ATGATCAAGCCCCTGCCGAAGCTCCGGCTCGAGAGTTTCAACAATCTCACAAAGACCCTGAGCTTCAATATCTACGATATCTGCTTTGCGCCCGGCGTGGAGGGACAGAAGCAGTACATCGAGTACATCGACGAAGTCTACAACTCCGAGCGTCTGACCAAGATTCTTACGGATGTGGCGGAGATCATCGGTGCCAACATTCTGAATATTGCTCATCAGGACTACGAGCCGGAAGGAGCGAGCGTGACCATGCTCATTTCCGAATCACCGATGAAACAGCACCGGATCGACAAGTCCGAGCGTCCGGGGCCGCTTCCCGAGGATGTAGTTGCCCATCTGGACAAGAGCCACCTCACGGTCCACACCTATCCCGAGAAGCATCCGGACAATGGCATCAGCACCTTCCGCGCGGACATCGATGTGTCCACCTGCGGGGAAATCTCGCCGCTGAAGGCGCTCAATTTCCTGATCCACAGCTTCGAATCGGATATCGTCATCGCCGACTACCGGGTGCGCGGATTCACCCGGGATGTGAAGGGCCGCAAACACTACATCGACCACAAGATCGATTCGATTCAGAACTTCGTGGACAAGGACACGCTGGACCGCTACCAGGCGGTGGACGTGAACGTGTACCAGGAGAACATTTTCCACACGAAGATGATGCTCAAGGAGTTCAAGCTCGACGACTATCTGTTCGAGATTGACGAATCCGATCTCAAGGCGAGCGAGCGACGCCGTGTGACGAGTCGCCTGCAGCGGGAAATGAGAGAAATTTTCTACGGCAAGAATGTGGCTACCTAG
- the cysM gene encoding cysteine synthase CysM, whose product MKFPTLEDFVGNTPLVRLQRLPGERAGTVLAKLEGNNPAGSVKDRPAMSMIRHAEERGDIRPGDTLIEATSGNTGIALAMVSAIKGYHMTLIMPEHMSVERRAVMKAFGAEIVLVSREDGMEGARDLALQMQDEGKGRVLDQFSNPDNPRAHYEGTGPEIWRDTGGEITHFVSSMGTTGTIMGTSEFLKEQSAAVQIIGVQPTEGSSIPGIRRWPEAYLPQIYDARRVDRVIDVSQDQAEEMTRRLAREEGIFCGISSGGATVAALQLAREIPEAVIVVIICDRGDRYLSTGIFPD is encoded by the coding sequence ATGAAATTCCCGACTCTGGAAGATTTCGTCGGAAACACGCCCCTGGTTCGCCTGCAGCGCCTGCCTGGGGAAAGGGCCGGCACGGTCCTGGCGAAGCTGGAAGGCAACAATCCGGCGGGCTCGGTGAAGGACCGCCCGGCCATGTCCATGATTCGCCATGCCGAGGAGCGAGGGGACATTCGTCCCGGTGACACCCTGATCGAGGCCACCAGCGGGAACACCGGAATCGCCCTGGCCATGGTGTCGGCCATCAAGGGTTACCACATGACCCTCATCATGCCGGAGCACATGAGTGTGGAGCGGCGCGCAGTGATGAAGGCCTTTGGCGCCGAAATCGTTCTGGTGAGTCGCGAAGACGGGATGGAAGGTGCGCGGGATCTTGCCCTGCAAATGCAGGACGAGGGCAAGGGCCGGGTACTGGACCAGTTCTCCAATCCGGACAATCCACGGGCCCACTATGAAGGTACCGGGCCGGAAATCTGGCGCGATACAGGCGGTGAGATCACCCACTTTGTCAGTTCCATGGGTACCACCGGCACCATCATGGGTACGTCGGAATTCCTCAAAGAGCAGAGCGCAGCGGTTCAGATCATTGGTGTGCAACCCACCGAGGGTTCGAGCATCCCGGGGATCCGTCGCTGGCCCGAGGCGTACCTTCCGCAGATTTATGATGCCAGGCGTGTCGATCGGGTTATCGACGTTTCCCAGGACCAGGCAGAGGAGATGACCCGGCGACTGGCACGGGAAGAGGGAATTTTCTGCGGGATCTCTTCCGGCGGGGCCACGGTGGCGGCCTTGCAACTGGCGCGGGAAATTCCGGAGGCCGTCATCGTCGTGATTATTTGCGATCGTGGAGATCGCTATCTCTCCACCGGCATCTTCCCGGACTAG